GCAAACAATGCTGGGACGAACATAGCAGCAGCATCGGAAGTAGGACTTGGAGCTGGAGACTCTGTTGTCTGAGCCGCCACATTTCCTACGGCTGAGAAAGCCACAATAGCCACCGTCAACACCACCATAAGCTTCATCTTCATTGACTCCATCCCTCCTCTTTTGCACTTGGAAGAAATTTagtcaaaatattatttgtgtGGTTTTGCTTGTGGTGCGGTGTTGAGTTTGTGGTGGCCTTCTGGTTTTGAAAAGGTATTTATAAGCCAACAGTGGGAATGTTGGTTCATAGAGACAGCTCTATAAAAATagtttaccttttttttttttagtaaaggAAGCACTTAGCTGGGCAAGGTcgcatataaatattttgaaatgtaaTTTTGTAAATGTGAATATAAATTGGGTATTGTTCGTgaataagaaagaaacaaaacatgtTGTCCAAAGTGTTTGAACAGCTGGCAGAGATTGGCTGTCTCTTCGCCCAAACTATATTGTTGTTTTCTTAACCACTCTGTTCTTTCTTTACAGCCTCACCACTCATTCATTACTAAAGTTTCATATTCTAATTCATACGGTattatactatataatttatatcattATTTTGGTTATAGTGAACATCTTCTTCTAATTCATACGGTAGGTTAGAAAAAAATGTTGCTTTCAACATACGTAAATTGTATTGAACTTCGTggagatattttattttaaggatTTAGATTCTAGAAGATGTCTTTGGCATTCATCTTGGTTCAGATGTGATTCTTTTTTACAACATGGTTTAGTACAAATGGTAAACTCTATGttcgaaaaatatataatatgctTTGTCCAGTTTTATGACTTCTATCCTTTCTTATTCAATGTATCGAGCTTTAGATTATAATGTATAACTTGTATAATTATGTATGATCACCACGTTAAACAATTGGCTtgttctgaaaaaaaatatgtttaatcaAGATTA
The Raphanus sativus cultivar WK10039 unplaced genomic scaffold, ASM80110v3 Scaffold0385, whole genome shotgun sequence genome window above contains:
- the LOC108805884 gene encoding arabinogalactan protein 12, producing MESMKMKLMVVLTVAIVAFSAVGNVAAQTTESPAPSPTSDAAAMFVPALFASVAALASGFLF